From the genome of Candidatus Zixiibacteriota bacterium:
CCGCGGTCATCTGCGGCGGCTGCGCCAATATTCATCCACCCTGCTACCTGAAAGAACAATTCGACGACATGATGTGCTATATGGATCCTTGTGTCGCCTGTGAAATAAAGAAAGATTGACTGAAAGAAGGAGGAAACAATAAATGACATTCTCGAGAGTAAACGCATCGGCCGCCACCCTCACCAAAAACAGGACTGAGGATTCGATTGTCCCCGCATCCGGCATGTGTGTCACCTGCGTGGATGGTTGCATCGGCATGTGCGAAATCGGCAAATCGGCTTATCGCGGTCATGAGGTTATTTACCCGCAGCCGTTCGGCGTCATCACCACCGCGTCCGAAAAAATTTATCCCATCGACTATTCCCATTTCAATATCAGCGGAACCGCCGTCGGCGCTCACGGCATCGAGGCCGATAGCGACAAGGCGATCTTCCCCAATGTCAGCCTCGAGGTCGTATTCGGGCATGACAAGGGTATCAAATTCCGCTACCCGTGGATTATTCCCGGCATCGGCTCCACCGATATCGCCAAGAATAACTGGGAAGGGCTGGCGATCGGCTCCGCTCTGGCCGGCACCGGCCTGACCATCGGCGAAAACGTGGTCGGTATGGATGTCGAATCGGTCATCCAGAACGGCAAAACTGCGGATACCGTCGACCTCAAGCGCCGCGTAAACCTCTTCAAAGATAATCAGCGCGATGGTTACGGTGCCATCATTGTTCAGGCCAACGTCGAGGATACCCGCCTGGCCGTGCAGGAATATGCCATTCAGAAGCTGGGCGTACAGATAGTGGAGCTGAAATGGGGACAGGGCGCCAAGAATATCGGCGGCGAGGTGAAAATCCGCAACCTCAAGAAAGCGCAGATGCTTTATCAGCGCGGCTATGTGGTCCTGCCCAATCCGACCGACCCCAATGTCATCAAGGCTTTCGAGCGGGGCGCTTTCAAGGAATTCGAGCGGCATTCGCGTGTCGGCATGGTCACCGAGGACGGCTTTGCGCAGAGAGTCGAGGAACTCCGTAAAGCCGGCGCCAAATATATTTTCCTGAAGACCGGCGCTTATCGTCCGGCCGATCTGGCCCGTGCCATCATGTTCGCCTCGAAGTACAAACTCGACCTGCTCACCGTTGACGGCGCCGGCGGCGGTACCGGTATGTCGCCGTGGCGGATGATGAATGAATGGGGCGTGCCTCCCGTCGAATTGCACTCCCTCACTTATTTCTACGCCAAGCGCCTTGCGGAGAAGGGCAAACATGTTCCCGCTATCGCGGTCGCCGGAGGGTTCACTTTCGAAGACCAGATTTTCAAAGGACTGGCCATGGGCGCTCCCTTTGTCAAACTGGTCGGCATGGCTCGTTCGCCGATTGCCGCCGCCATGGTCGGCAAAACGATCGGAAAGACCATGGAAGAAAATCAGCTTCCGGTCTATGTCGAACGGTTCGGCAACACCAAAGATGAAATCTTTGTCACCGCCTCCGAATTGCGTCATCAGCTCGGTGATGCGGCGTTCGAGAAGATTCCGACCGGGGCGCTCGGTCTCTATACCTATTATGAGAGACTGGCCCAGGGCCTGCGCCAGTTGATGGCCGGAACACGTAAGTTTAACCTGACCCACATCACCCGTGACGATCTTTTCGCCCTCACCCATGAGGCGGCCGATCTGACCGGCATTAAGTACGTCATGGATGTGGACAAAGAGGAAGTGGACAAGATACTGAACTACTAAGCCCACGCTTTTTGTCACTACGATTTGTAGGCCGAAATTCCCCTCGAATTCCGCCAGCCGCGGAATGGGAGGGGGGTTCGACAGGTTTGAAACACTCACGGCGGGTCACCCGACCCGCCGTTTGCATTAAACGTCATTTGTTGAGAAATTTGTCTATCAAGAATACGGAAAAGTTAAGATACATTTTATCTTAACTACCGCTTTTCATATGCCTTGCTGAATATGAAGCATTGCAGTTCGCTTTTAAACTATCGCCAACAGTGGTTTAGGTACACTCCATGCATTGTATCTTCTAGTCCAGAACCCAAGCATGAATAGACCGATTGCCGGAGAATCGCCTATTGGTTTTAGTGAGTTACTTGAGGCGTACGCCATTTCCTTCTACGGGTTACAAAGATTGGAATCAAAGATAGAACTTCCGGACATTCTCTGCGTCATTTTCGATTGCTGCATTATCCATTTCTTCTTGAATTAATTTCTCCGCAACGTCACTTGGTGCGCCCTGCGATTCAATCTTTTTTGTCTTGGCGGTAGCTCTGGACTGTCTCATCAAAGCCAGCATTTTTTCCCTCCGCAATATGCGTGTTAATTCACTTTCCCTTGCCTCATTTTCACGCAAAGACAGGTTTCTCTTTATTTCCTCAATTGAGCCTGCATGTAAACGCACAATCTCCAAAATCTCCTGCAAGATGTCGCTATCAGAACGCTTGGTTTGCACGTTTGTCTCTTTAATAGAAAGGGCCTCTTTGATGACATTTTCCATTTTTTCCCAAGCCATGTCAAAAGCTGTGTCAAGCGTTGATTCCGTCGGCCCCTTCTCAC
Proteins encoded in this window:
- a CDS encoding TIR domain-containing protein; this encodes MLVFISWSGERSKCVAKGLQSWLSLVIQAVEPWISTDIGKGARWGHEIAARLEVSKVGIICLTGDNLDEKWIHFEAGALSKTKDAIVCNLLIGVDNSDVQQPLAQFQSTKAEKDDIRKLAHTINDALKKCGEKGPTESTLDTAFDMAWEKMENVIKEALSIKETNVQTKRSDSDILQEILEIVRLHAGSIEEIKRNLSLRENEARESELTRILRREKMLALMRQSRATAKTKKIESQGAPSDVAEKLIQEEMDNAAIENDAENVRKFYL
- a CDS encoding FMN-binding glutamate synthase family protein, with protein sequence MTFSRVNASAATLTKNRTEDSIVPASGMCVTCVDGCIGMCEIGKSAYRGHEVIYPQPFGVITTASEKIYPIDYSHFNISGTAVGAHGIEADSDKAIFPNVSLEVVFGHDKGIKFRYPWIIPGIGSTDIAKNNWEGLAIGSALAGTGLTIGENVVGMDVESVIQNGKTADTVDLKRRVNLFKDNQRDGYGAIIVQANVEDTRLAVQEYAIQKLGVQIVELKWGQGAKNIGGEVKIRNLKKAQMLYQRGYVVLPNPTDPNVIKAFERGAFKEFERHSRVGMVTEDGFAQRVEELRKAGAKYIFLKTGAYRPADLARAIMFASKYKLDLLTVDGAGGGTGMSPWRMMNEWGVPPVELHSLTYFYAKRLAEKGKHVPAIAVAGGFTFEDQIFKGLAMGAPFVKLVGMARSPIAAAMVGKTIGKTMEENQLPVYVERFGNTKDEIFVTASELRHQLGDAAFEKIPTGALGLYTYYERLAQGLRQLMAGTRKFNLTHITRDDLFALTHEAADLTGIKYVMDVDKEEVDKILNY